GGCGAAGGCGGAATCAGACGCCTTGAAACAACAACAAGAAGAACAGAATGGTTCTTAATCAGACCATGTTTTCACATTATTTTTCGTGTTTGTATTGGTCATTGATGAATGTGAGTGAATTGAGTTACTCATTTGTAATCCTTTTTAATGGGGAAATATGTACACCATTTAGCCACAAAGTTTCTGAAATTGGAGTATTAGTTTATCATCTTCTTCGATTGTTGATAGAACCAATTTAGTGAAATCTTATAATAGAAGGGTTCTTCTTGCAGGTTATGGTCTCATGGAAATCAACTATTGTATGATAGATGGTAGTTATGGCAATGATCAAGAACCAATTTAGGTGGTTGTTTTGTGAAGTTATGAAGAAGATAGAGGGTTTGATCTAGGTATCACTTCAGATGTTAACATTATTGCATGATCTGATCCATAGTTTGTAATAAAAACCAGACCAGATGATGATATCTACATCTGTAAGCataaatttgttgtttttatcatattttgaatGGCAAAGCTGATTTTAGCTGTTCGTAGTTAAGTGACAGTCGAATCGTTTTTTGGTAGTGACTACCGATACCCTTGTTTCGCCATGCGTAGGATCTTGGTAGATACAGTATACCATACTGACTTAGTAAAACaagaatttatttgataaaaactaCACTAATACTAGTGCCTCAAAATTGATAACATAATCAGTTAtacaatatatcatatttaGCTACATTAAATTGAACAATAATTTTTAGTAtcatagaaatgatatttttcaaGTACTCAATCCCGCCCAATTCTTAAACGCAATAAGAGCTTCCATCTTCCTCAAGTTCCTCCTTCTCAACTTAGCCACTCTCAATTTCTTATGATTCTCCATAAAAGCTTGCTTATATCTCCATTTATCGACAAATATCTTCATTTCCTGCGATTTCTCCACCACTTCCATAACTGCGTCAAAAAACCCACCTTTAACCAAACCATACAGAAACGCATCGACCAACCCATGTTCCAACTTAAACCTCCCGTCCCCTCCGATCCTCTTAACCTCATTCCACAGCATCATGACGTTAAAATACTTCTCCGCAGCACAATAGCAGTTAATTAAGGACAAATAAGTCTGCACATTCGGTTCATATCTCAAAAACAACATTCTCCTGAAAGTCCTCCTCGCATCCTCTACCCTTCCGGCTTTACAAAACGAGTGGATGATCGAATTCCAATCGTGCGAGCCCACTTCGATACGGGGATCGTCAATGACGTCGTCTAGAAACGCTGCCATCAATTCGGGTCTTTGGCTTTCTGTTAGACCTGCCATTATAGTTAAGTAACTTGGTTTAAGATCTGTTATAGTTCTTGATTCTCTCATGTCTCGAAATAAAGAGAATGCAGATTGGAAATCTTGGCATGACATGGATGATTCAATAAGATCGTCGTAGTAACAACCGTCTAATTGAAGTCCTAAACAGCTTATTTCGGTTGCTAATTGTGTTGCTTCTGCTGTTCTTTGCTCTTTACAGTATGCTTTCAAGATCGGGATATATACGCCAAGCCCGATCATACCTTTAGGAGAATTCTTCATCTCGTCCAGAACAGAATTCGCCTTTTGTAAGAATCCCAGCGATATACAAGCACTGATAACATTGTAACCGAATGTGGCTTCCACCGGAGTTGAAGGTTGCTCGAATTTCTGTGTTTCGATTATCAGTTCACCTAGCTCCTTTATCTTGTCTTTCTCGAAATACCCTTTTACTATTTCGCAATGGGTTTTCATATTGATAGTCGAGATTATGAATCCATCTTCGCGTAAAATGATCAATGAAACAGCGTCCAAGTTACCTGATTTAACGTAACCCATGATGAGATTACTATGGAATGATCCTTTGCTGTTGCTGGTGAATCCGAATCCATTCATCAAATGTTCTAATTCTGTTATCTTATGATCAAGGCCTTTCAATGCATACAGATAACCTAAATATCCAAAACTCGAAGAATCTGGTCTGATACCTAAGAGTGCCATTGTTTCGATAACACGATCTGAATCTGCTACGGATTCAAGATCATGACAGCAACCTTCAAGGGCAGCATTACAAGCTGATAAATCCGGTTTCATTGAATCCAACTTCTCATCAAGAGCAATTTTACAGTTATCATTAAAGATATGAAGAAAAGCAACGAAATTACTGTTTTTTCTGCTGATTTCAATCAAAACATGTCCCCAATAGTTAAAGGGGATGAAATACCTGTTCTTGAACATACACCTGACCAATGCGAAAGCAGGGGCACCAGAGTTAGCCGTTTCCATGGAACGGAGAAGAGTTGAAACAGTTTCGTATTCGAGTAAATTAGGGTTTTTCTCTAAGAAGTAAACTACAGTTGCATAAGCCCTCTTGAAATTAAGGGCGTCATTTGGGGATGATAAATAAGTGATGAGTGAATTGACGATTGACTTACTTGGGAAAGAAGAAGAATTCGTGAGTGACTTAAACGATTTCCATGCCTCACTGATATCATTACTGAATAGTGAAAATTGGATTGTTTTCTCTAATTTTGATTGCTGTTCTGGTGTTAGGGTTTTTAGGGTTTGTTCTTGCGACTTTGAAGATGGCGGTATTATGGAAGACGATGATGGGTCTTTTCTATTCAATGCAAATATAGATGGCTGAAGAAATGAATACAGGTTTGGAATCTCGGCACCGGAGGAAAACTGCCGTCTTGCTCCGGTAAACAGAGCTTTTCTCCACATTTTTCTATGCATCACTCTTCTCTTTCCCTCCTCCGTAATGTATAGTTTTTTTCAAGGTTTAACCGGTTCGTTTTATTAAATCCAAAGTTTACTAAATTTCGGTTCGATCGGTTTGTTCGATTTTATAGAAATACAAATTTCAGATATACGGTAACATAATTAGTTAATAACTgacataattttcaaaacacaaatacatatcaacatttttttaccaaacattacaataaaattagtCAAACAATTTTGAAACTAAATTTAtctactttttaatattttttttaaatgattcatgaAAATTAAAGTCTCGTTAACGATAAAAGTAttacatgaaaaataaaaaaataaaaaataaaaacaaaacgagaagaataaaaatataaaatcactaagcactaaaatatttcaaaagagTAATGAGATCATTTGTTGAGTCCATGTTCTTATTTGATCTCACATCAGTTAACGTTATGATAATAGAGTTTTGAATGGACCTTGACGG
This is a stretch of genomic DNA from Impatiens glandulifera chromosome 4, dImpGla2.1, whole genome shotgun sequence. It encodes these proteins:
- the LOC124936160 gene encoding pentatricopeptide repeat-containing protein At1g69290; the encoded protein is MHRKMWRKALFTGARRQFSSGAEIPNLYSFLQPSIFALNRKDPSSSSIIPPSSKSQEQTLKTLTPEQQSKLEKTIQFSLFSNDISEAWKSFKSLTNSSSFPSKSIVNSLITYLSSPNDALNFKRAYATVVYFLEKNPNLLEYETVSTLLRSMETANSGAPAFALVRCMFKNRYFIPFNYWGHVLIEISRKNSNFVAFLHIFNDNCKIALDEKLDSMKPDLSACNAALEGCCHDLESVADSDRVIETMALLGIRPDSSSFGYLGYLYALKGLDHKITELEHLMNGFGFTSNSKGSFHSNLIMGYVKSGNLDAVSLIILREDGFIISTINMKTHCEIVKGYFEKDKIKELGELIIETQKFEQPSTPVEATFGYNVISACISLGFLQKANSVLDEMKNSPKGMIGLGVYIPILKAYCKEQRTAEATQLATEISCLGLQLDGCYYDDLIESSMSCQDFQSAFSLFRDMRESRTITDLKPSYLTIMAGLTESQRPELMAAFLDDVIDDPRIEVGSHDWNSIIHSFCKAGRVEDARRTFRRMLFLRYEPNVQTYLSLINCYCAAEKYFNVMMLWNEVKRIGGDGRFKLEHGLVDAFLYGLVKGGFFDAVMEVVEKSQEMKIFVDKWRYKQAFMENHKKLRVAKLRRRNLRKMEALIAFKNWAGLST